Genomic window (Eremothecium sinecaudum strain ATCC 58844 chromosome VI, complete sequence):
AAATGCTGTTATATGTGGAGACTATAGGTTATAACTGTACATTATATGCACATCAACAGcaatattttttttattgtACAAATAGGATGATACGGTTATTAGTATTCGTCCTTGCCACTAATAATCACGTTGTCAATCTTCAGAATCATCCTGCATAACTCGGTGGCCAATAGAATTTGCTGCTTCTTACCAATTAATGGATCTATAACGAATAGCTCCTTCATATCAGTAGTGCCTCTACCTAAGCAGTCAACACCCATAGTAGAAATATTCTCCTTTATTTGTTTACTCTTCAATGTCGATAAAGTCTCGATAGGATCCAACCCTGAGTTTTCAGCTAAGACCATGGCGATGGAGTCCAAGGCACGTGAAAACCCGCGGAAGGCATATTGATCGATACCGCGTTGCTTGTCCGCCTCATTTGCAACTGCTATAGACATAGTAACTTCAGCTGCAGCACCACCATAAACCACCCTGGAGTCGCGGATCAGGTTACGAACAACACACAATGAGTCGTGTAGGGCACGCTTTGCTTCGTCCACAATCATTTTGTTCGAACCTCTAATGAAACATGTTACAGTTTTGGTGTTGGAACTGTCTTCAATGACTAACATTCTGTCTTTGGTAGTACCAAACTCGAGTTCACGGATGGAACCACAGGTACCCAGTTTCTCTGGAGACAAGTCCTGGAAACGGGGCACGATACGGCCATTAGTTGCAATAGCAATAAGCTCTAATTCTTGTCCACCCACCCATCTAACAGCTGGCAATTCGTTCTGCAACAGTAAATGGTTTGCTTCATCGTCAAATCCCCACTGACAAATGACAACATCGGCTCCGGATTGCTTCACATAGTTCGTCATTTCCCTAAATTTATCCTGCTCATAAGTCTGTAGCTTCTGATACTCTTCAACACTACCGATGTCAAGTTTGTGCTTAGTTTTTGGCTTTGGTGGTTCAAATGGACATGTTAGGATAGCTAGCTTCACGCCGTCCTTACCTTCCTTTGGTGTAATGATCTTTGGCATCTGAGGATGCGAGAAGTCTTTGTCCAGCACGACACCCTTGATAAGCTCTGAGTCACGTAGCGAGCCACCAACACGGCCCTCCAACTTGATCAGGTCTAACTCAACATCATGACGTTCCCTGTCTGCAACCATAGTGACAGCATCAACAGCCATCTGGGCAAATTTATCATGGTCTTTGGACACAATCTTAGATCCCAAAGAAGTCTTAGCTGCCTTAAACAAGATGTCTTGAAACTTTTCCTCATCAGCAGACATGTCATCAGCTTGTTTCTCCAAATGTGCAACGGCAACCTTTGCGGCCTCGTTAAAACCATTTGCGATTTTAATTGGATGAATACCTTTCTCAATTAGCT
Coding sequences:
- the CCT5 gene encoding chaperonin-containing T-complex subunit CCT5 (Syntenic homolog of Ashbya gossypii AFR418W; Syntenic homolog of Saccharomyces cerevisiae YJR064W (CCT5)) yields the protein MAHPSAQSMPMPDLSNAIIAQDEMGRPFIIVKDQGNKKRHHGLEAKKSHILAARTVSSIIRTSLGPRGLDKILISPDGEIVITNDGATILSQMELDNEIAKLLVQLSKSQDDEIGDGTTGVVVLASALLDQALELIEKGIHPIKIANGFNEAAKVAVAHLEKQADDMSADEEKFQDILFKAAKTSLGSKIVSKDHDKFAQMAVDAVTMVADRERHDVELDLIKLEGRVGGSLRDSELIKGVVLDKDFSHPQMPKIITPKEGKDGVKLAILTCPFEPPKPKTKHKLDIGSVEEYQKLQTYEQDKFREMTNYVKQSGADVVICQWGFDDEANHLLLQNELPAVRWVGGQELELIAIATNGRIVPRFQDLSPEKLGTCGSIRELEFGTTKDRMLVIEDSSNTKTVTCFIRGSNKMIVDEAKRALHDSLCVVRNLIRDSRVVYGGAAAEVTMSIAVANEADKQRGIDQYAFRGFSRALDSIAMVLAENSGLDPIETLSTLKSKQIKENISTMGVDCLGRGTTDMKELFVIDPLIGKKQQILLATELCRMILKIDNVIISGKDEY